Within Deltaproteobacteria bacterium, the genomic segment CCTGCACCGAGGGGGGCTGAATGCAAGACAAAAGGGAACTCCGACGACGGGCGGGAGCTATGCTGCACGTCAGACGAAAGCAGCTGGGTCTATCTGAATCGGAAGTGGCCACCAGGGCCGGAGTCGACAAAACGACCGTCGGTCGCTGGGAGAAGGAGGTGAGCCTGGACGAACATCACGAGAGCATTCAGAAGGGGTACGGGTATTTCCACACGCGAGTCGTTAGTCGGGAAGCGGTGGAAAAATCCTACGACAACTGTGCGCACGATGCTGTCTCGGTAAAGTTACTAGGAGAGTTCAGAAGACCGGTGAGCGGGAAAGATGAGATGCGCATCACCGTAGCCGAATGGGGACTCCACGGAGCTCGCATGGAGCCCATGCTGATCACACTTGAGCCGGGTGCACTGTCCGTCGATGGACCGACGCCGCATCTGGGCGAGGAGATTCTCTACGTGCTTGACGGCAAGATCACAGTTGAGTTTGCAATGCACACGGACAGAATCACGGGTAGAACGGGAAAACCTCGCCCGAAGATTGTAGGAACGGGAGGTCTCGTTCACTTGCGCAGCGAGGTTCCGCATCGGCTCGTGAACGCAACGAAAAGTAGCGTGAGACTACTTATCATCAAGCACCCACCTGATCGCTATAGCAGATGCACGCTCGAGGAGGCGGCCAACCGTAGGAAGGCCGGAGGACGTGGCCCTGGTGATGACAGTAGTGCTACCAGCGGCGCCGTGGTGAGGAGTCGGGATCGGCCAAATTGAGTGGTAACGTCTTCCTGAGGCTACCGGCTACTTTGGCGTGACTCTGGCCTTCGACGTGTCGAGAGCCTTGAGCATCTCCTCCTTCGAACTGAAGGACTGACCGGCCAGCGAGCCACGGTGGCAGTGATACCCGCCCGCCTTGCGATTGTGGTGGCAGCCGTAGGCGTCGAGACCGCCACCGTGCGCTGAGGCGCGCGCGACGATGACCACGAGCAGTGCGGCCGTTGCCGCTGCAGCGAGAATAAATCCTTTCATATTGTGCGCCGCGATCGCGAGCCACTCAACATTGCTGAAGCATCCGTCGTCGAGCGCCTACTGGAAAGATTCGCCGGCGCTCCTGACGAGCGCTAGTCTCTGGTCTCGCCAACCGACGGCCCGTGCGAACGGGGACGAGGTCACCTATGGTGCAGCCTCCCTCACGAAACTTCCGCGATGACCGCGGGCGGAATGAGTCCCTCCGGCGCGGACGCGAGGATCGTGCGCTCGAAGTTGCGCGTCGCATCGCTCCGCCGCTCGACGCGGGCGCCCTCGACCCGTTCGACCACGCCGCGGTAGACCTGCCACGTCCGGCCTTCCGCAAGAAGGACGCAGCCGCGGTACCCGAGGGGCGGCGCGACCGGAAGGGTAAGATGGGTGGCGGGGAGCTTGTTCCACAAACCCTCAAGCTGCTCGCCGACGCTGCTCTCGACCGTCCAGGTTGGATCGGGACGGCCAGAAAAGGCATGTGCGCGGGCGCTCCACCTGGTCGGCGACGCGCTAGCTGATTTTGACGTGCCCATGCATGACGACCATGAAGGTGCAGAAGTCCGTGTAGGGTCCCCGGTCGGCCGTGCGCGGATCGGTGATCAGCTTGCCACTGTTGTCGAGGTTCGTCGCTGCCGTCCCACCGGGCTTGTGCGTCCAGTACCCGTTGCGTCCCTTGCGGTACCAGTGGAAGTCCGAGCCGGGCGCGATCACGAGGGCTGCCAAATGACCCTCCTTGGGGCACTTATTCTTAGCGCCGGGCGAGTCGATGAGGTCGTCTTTGATCGCCGCCGGACGCACGGAGGCGCAGGTGAGCGCCGTGTACATCGCCCCGGCTGCCTGACCGGGCTGGGCAAAGGTGTCGGAGCGGTAGTTGGTGGCGTAGTTGTAGCAGTTGTTGTTGAACTGTCGCTGCCCGCCGTCGTTCCACCAGGCCGGTTCGTAGAGCGGCGCGCACTGGCACCGCAGACGGACGGGGAAGATAGGCTTCTTCCACGGGGAGCGTTCGAGAAGATCCCGAACGCGACGGATCTCGTCGATCAGGAAGGGTGGAAACTTCGCCCCGAGTCCGAACTTGCCAAGGGGACCGGCACTGCCGCAGAGGAAATCCTCAAAGCCTTCATCGGCGGCCCGGTGAGCGAGGCGTGGACCGTAGAGACCGCTACCGAGTGTCCGGAACACCTTCGGGAGGCCGAGGGCCGGGGTGTCGCGCTGCTCGATCACGATGCCGCGGTAGCCGAGCGTGGACGGGGGAAGCCCTCGCTGCTCCGTTCGCGTGAGGCGAGGCCCCGGTTGCAGTCGCTCCAGGAGATCGCGAGCCTCGTTGTCCTTGAGCGTGATCGTGGGATTGGGACGGCCGCTGAAGATATCGATCGTTACCGTGAGTTCCATGCGGGCCTCCTCCTTTTTCTCTTCCGGTGCGCGCCCTGCGGTCAGGCTCACTTTCTCGGACACCCGGTGTGCTGGTTACGCCCCAGGCGCGCGGCCGGACCGGTGATGAGGTTCTCCGGCTTGATGCGCTGTGCATCCTTGCACTCGAGCGACACATGAAAGACGCTCGAGTTTTTGGACGCAACGAGCGTGCTCGTGTCCGCCTCGGTAACGGGAGCAGCGGGTGCCGCACCGTCCCCGTCGAACCAAATGGGTGCTGTCCACGCGTGATCGTCGCCCGCGTGCTCGTCAGACTGCGAGACTTTGAAGAAGACGTACTGTGCCCCACCGGTATACTTTACATCTTCGATCGAACGAGTGGCCCCTGCCGGCGTGTTGCCCTGGGTAGTGATGGTGTCGATCGCATCGGCCTCCGTGGCGCCGCCGATCGTGTCCGAAAAGATCTCGATCCGATACGTCGCGTTCGGTTCATCGTCGTCCGTGATCGAGTACTGGATGGTCAGCTCGCTGCCCACGGGCGGGGGTGGAATACGGTCCCCCATGAGGTGGCCGTTGACGTGGAAGACGATGCGCAAGTTCTTGTCGGCGGTGGCGTAGACGTGCCGTGCGCGCAGGGCAGCGAGAATATTCTCCTTCGTGAGCGCGTTGGCGATAACGGCGGTACGCGCATCCGTCACCGTGCCCCAGGTCTTGTAGTGATTGTCCTGATCCGCGGTGGGGGCTAGGTGGAACCCGAGATTGAGGTAGTGGAGGTAGTCAGACTCCATCGATTCGTCAGACGTCTGACCATTCGTCTTCGACATCGCCGGGCCATTCAAGATCTCGATGAGCCGCGCATGCGCGTCCATCTTCGCGATCCACTGTGCCGTGGAGTCGAAGTCATCCGCACCGTACGCAGTATCCTCGCACTTTTGGTGGCACTGCTTCGGGTGGTTGAACTCCAGGATCGCGATCTGCCCGGTCGAATCCAAGTGTGCCGGCAACCAGGTGTCTATCAGATCGCCAAACTCACCGTTTGCGACATCGATCACCTCGGGAACCTCGAAGACGTTCACGTGGTTGCCTTTGGAGATACTTGAAAACTCCTGGCCGTAGATGGCGACGAACGTGCCGTCCTTGGTGAATCTCTTGGCTGTGG encodes:
- a CDS encoding cupin domain-containing protein, with the translated sequence MLHVRRKQLGLSESEVATRAGVDKTTVGRWEKEVSLDEHHESIQKGYGYFHTRVVSREAVEKSYDNCAHDAVSVKLLGEFRRPVSGKDEMRITVAEWGLHGARMEPMLITLEPGALSVDGPTPHLGEEILYVLDGKITVEFAMHTDRITGRTGKPRPKIVGTGGLVHLRSEVPHRLVNATKSSVRLLIIKHPPDRYSRCTLEEAANRRKAGGRGPGDDSSATSGAVVRSRDRPN
- a CDS encoding CehA/McbA family metallohydrolase; this encodes MHCRIVWVALAATALLTQAHSAARAQTERVFFGNLHSHTKYSDGSGTPEDAYTRARDVAHLDFLAITEHNHAQAESGASADRKDGILIATNPSLYKGPQPAALIPTAKRFTKDGTFVAIYGQEFSSISKGNHVNVFEVPEVIDVANGEFGDLIDTWLPAHLDSTGQIAILEFNHPKQCHQKCEDTAYGADDFDSTAQWIAKMDAHARLIEILNGPAMSKTNGQTSDESMESDYLHYLNLGFHLAPTADQDNHYKTWGTVTDARTAVIANALTKENILAALRARHVYATADKNLRIVFHVNGHLMGDRIPPPPVGSELTIQYSITDDDEPNATYRIEIFSDTIGGATEADAIDTITTQGNTPAGATRSIEDVKYTGGAQYVFFKVSQSDEHAGDDHAWTAPIWFDGDGAAPAAPVTEADTSTLVASKNSSVFHVSLECKDAQRIKPENLITGPAARLGRNQHTGCPRK
- a CDS encoding YHYH domain-containing protein; translation: MKGFILAAAATAALLVVIVARASAHGGGLDAYGCHHNRKAGGYHCHRGSLAGQSFSSKEEMLKALDTSKARVTPK